In Hylaeus volcanicus isolate JK05 chromosome 9, UHH_iyHylVolc1.0_haploid, whole genome shotgun sequence, the following proteins share a genomic window:
- the LOC128882061 gene encoding uncharacterized protein LOC128882061: MDHTVQSKKVDHDLLSQSYTRGVERLTGLQTSTYGLSSKVLQNRQKFWNKLFLKYTGHVSDETGTDDANIAVPIKKSLMSIQYWVNTGYLPTDANVILSVHSKSCTSVESESFDFLHHRHTREACYENSTASSVDTAAYILSNNNTTSKVETMAIVEGAKHDTQGNSRNVIQTNSHEIVDTRNTLFRNSEHCYDKLSNEKPIGTIYDLTKRNSFVTQNSLNVESTNTNKSIRKKLYTRTNSPIDLLHAKSDNNLTSKSKKYIHPALNSGSKRKKRHTICTRGKLNKRSFVFNKNLTDGDRFSVLKEKCRRRDRSYFDDIIPLSDLPSRCKGSLDRGNSSTIKNLTTHQNLIQCTDKSSNTSNSKKCEKHHEAIERRQHLNPVVCLKRLSESDLQNFQEKKRNTKAKDPGNLNPVVCLRRLSDNDIKITCTDDAKTTSTNSSLLLDVEVQTSDTNSMQHSSFLFCKPESIHFVEDTDSSLSTLFIYKCESGIFHNGFSANKSFMSSNNHHRLDTAAKERLNQTDGELNSKFFSQNFISNVCSRSKIMANNIRHLHDSIRDKRKDEDIRKRKKSKIFHNIQISSDSFFKEDYERDAIRPLNVSVNSSIASSSDKSRDICKNRFNDNLNVNNDEPCLSLDEDDGFVELVHKYYSTWK; encoded by the exons ATGGACCACACAGTACAATCAAAGAAGGTTGACCATGATTTACTTTCACAGTCATATACGAGAGGTGTTGAAAG ATTAACAGGACTGCAAACTAGTACGTATGGTTTATCCTCTAAAGTTTTACAAAACAGGCAGAAATTTTGGAATAAGTTATTTCTCAAGTACACAGGACat GTATCAGATGAAACTGGAACCGACGACGCAAACATTGCCGTGCCTATAAAAAAGTCATTAATGTCTATACAGTATTGGGTAAATACTGGCTATCTACCTACCGATGCAAATGTGATACTAAGCGTACATTCAAAGAGTTGTACTTCAGTCGAGTCTGAATCTTTCGATTTCTTACATCATCGTCATACGAGAGAAGCATGTTACGAAAATTCTACCGCGAGCTCTGTTGACACTGCCGCGTACATTTTGTCGAACAATAATACAACGAGTAAAGTTGAAACCATGGCCATTGTAGAAGGTGCGAAGCACGATACGCAAGGAAATTCGAGGAACGTGATACAAACAAATTCGCACGAGATAGTTGATACGAGAAATACTTTGTTTCGTAACTCTGAACACTGTTACGATAAATTGTCGAACGAAAAACCAATAGGGACAATTTATGACCTTACAAAGAGAAACTCTTTTGTTACACAGAACTCGTTGAACGTAGAGTCAACGAATACCAATAAAAGTATTCGCAAAAAACTGTATACTCGTACAAATTCACCTATCGATCTTCTTCACGCGAAAAGTGATAATAATTTGACGTCCAAGTCGAAAAAGTACATACATCCTGCGTTAAATTCCGGTTCTAAACGGAAAAAAAGGCATACAATTTGCACGAgaggaaaattaaacaaacgcTCGTTcgtgtttaataaaaatttaacggaTGGCGATCGATTTAgcgttttaaaagaaaaatgtagaagGAGAGATCGTAGTTATTTCGACGATATTATTCCGTTATCCGATCTTCCTTCGAGGTGTAAAGGTTCGCTCGATAGAGGTAATTCTAGTACTATCAAGAATTTGACAAcacatcaaaatttaatacaatgtACGGATAAATCTTCGAATACGTCTAATAGCAAGAAATGCGAAAAACATCATGAAGCGATAGAAAGAAGACAACATTTAAATCCGGTAGTTTGTTTAAAGCGGTTATCAGAGTctgatttacaaaattttcaagaaaagaagagaaatacGAAAGCAAAAGATCCTGGCAATTTAAATCCAGTAGTTTGTTTAAGGCGGTTATCTGacaatgatattaaaattacttgcaCCGATGATGCAAAGACGACAAGTACAAATAGTTCGTTACTCCTAGACGTTGAGGTGCAAACCAGCGATACGAATAGCATGCAACATTCAAGTTTTTTATTCTGTAAGCCAGAAAGCATACATTTTGTCGAGGATACGGATAGTAGTTTAAGTACTCTTTTTATCTATAAATGCGAAAGTGGGATATTTCATAACGGTTTTTCTgcgaataaatcgtttatGTCGAGTAACAATCACCATCGGCTTGACACTGCGGCAAAAGAGAGGTTGAATCAAACAGATGGAgaattaaatagtaaattttttagtcaaaattttatatcaaacgTCTGTTCGAGGTCGAAAATAATGGCAAACAATATCAGACATTTGCATGACAGTATTCGCGATAAGCGCAAAGATGAGGATatacgtaaaagaaaaaaatcgaaaatttttcataacatACAAATCTCCAGCGATTCGTTTTTCAAGGAGGATTACGAGCGAGATGCTATTCGCCCGTTAAATGTATCCGTTAATTCAAGTATCGCATCATCTTCGGATAAGTCGAGagacatttgtaaaaataggtttaacgataatttaaatgtaaataacgaCGAGCCGTGTTTATCGTTGGACGAAGACGACGGGTTTGTAGAACTTGTACACAAGTATTACTCTACCTGGAAGTAA